A window of Chryseobacterium shandongense genomic DNA:
TGATCTTACTCAGGCAAATGTAACCACACAGACAGGAATTAGCAAAAAATATTACAAAACACAAGCTGATGCTGTGGCAGGAACCAATGAAATATTGAATCCAACCGCTTATATTGCAATAACAAGTGTTGTATACGTAAAGGTTACTAATGATACGGGTTGTTACGCTATTGCAAAAATCAACCTGAACGTATTACCTCCTGTAATATCAAGCGTTCTTAAAGACAAGATCATCTGTATCGAGGATCAAACTACCTTAGATGCAGGACCAGGATTTGATGCCTACGAATGGAGCACGGGAGCTACGACACAATCCATTTCAAATGTAACCGCAGGTATGTATTGGGTTAAACTAAAAACAGGAAAATGCTGGTCATTACAGCCGGTAAAAGTAACTGCTTCTGTACAGCCCGTAATTACCAATATTGAAATCACAAATGATTCATTCACGGTAACCGTAACTGGAGGAAAAGGGCCGTATCAGTATTCTCTTGATGGAATTAACTGGCAGGATTCAAATGTATTTACAGGCCTTCCGAGGGGAGAGAACAAAGTATATGTAAAAGATTCTTACGATTGTAATCCGATCAGCGTTCAGGTAACGGTTCCTAATCTGATTAATGCCATTACACCGAACGGAGATAACAAAAATGATTATATAGACTATTCAGCGCTGTCTTATAAGAAAAATGTTGTTTTCACTGTGTATGACCGATACGGAAATATGCTGTACCGTGCAGATAAAATCAGAAACTACACATGGGACGGTACCTCCAACGGTAAGAAAATTGTGACGGGTACGTACTGGTACACGGTTACTTGGACCGAAAACGATAAAAACAATACCGAAACCAAATACAGCGGCTGGGTACTGGTAAAAAATATTGATTAATTAATCACTTAATTTTCAAATACTTAAATCACCTCTTTACAGAGGTGATTTTTTTATGCACATCAACGCCAAACCTTTTTATGACAACGTTTAAACAACATGATGTTCATAAATTGTTGAATACTATTTTTTAATTGCTTTTCAAAAAAACTATCTTTGCAGAACTATGGCGCAGAAAGAAACATTATCTTCATTGACGAACGGAAACTTTGCAAAAGAACTCTCCATTGCTGACGGAAAAATGCCGCCAAACGCACTGGATTTCGAAAGGCTGGTGATCGGGACCTTTTTGATTGACAAAAAGGGCCTGGACCACTCTATTGACTTATTGACACCGGAAGTTTTTTATGATCCGAGACATCAGGTAATTTTTTCTACCATTTTAAAACTTTACGAAGGCAACCAGCCGGTTGACCTAATGACCATCATTCAGGATCTGAAAAAAGATGGTAGATTAAATCTAGCCGGAGGAGACAGCTATATCATTGATCTTACCATGGGGGTAAGCTCATCTGCTCATATTGAATACCATGTTCGGGTTATTCTCGAAAAATATATTTTACGAAGTTTGATTAATGTATCTGCAAACGTTATTGATGCTGCCTATAAAGAATCAACCGATGTTTTCGAATTATTAGATAAAGCTGAACAATCATTCTTCGAAATCACCAACGGAACCATCAAGAAAGGATTCGACACCGCAAATTCATTGGTAAAGCAGGCGATTGACACCATCAAATCTTTAAAAGATAAAGAGGGACTTTCCGGGGTACCTTCAGGATTCCGTGATGTGGATAAAGAAACCGGAGGGTGGCAGAATTCCGATCTTATCATTATTGCAGCACGTCCGGCAATGGGCAAAACAGCATTTCTTCTTTCCATGGCAAGAAATATTGCAGTAGGACACAAAATTCCAATGGCTCTTTTCTCTTTAGAGATGGCTTCCGTGCAGCTTATCACGAGAATGATCGCCTCTGAAACAAGAATTTCTTCTGAAAAATTAAGAAAGGGAACACTGGACGATGAAGAATGGCAAAGACTGTTTTCCAATGTGTCAGAACTGGAAAATGCTCCGCTCTATATCGATGAAACCCCTTCCCTCTCCATCTTTGATTTCCGTGCAAAATGCCGAAGACTGGTAATGCAGCACGGCGTACGACTGATCATGGTCGATTATCTTCAGCTGATGACAGCAGGTGGCGGCGGAAAAGGAACCGGAAACCGTGAACAGGAAATCTCCATGATCTCAAGGTCACTGAAGGCCATTGCAAAAGAACTCAACGTTCCTGTAATTGCGCTTTCACAGCTTTCCCGTAGTGTGGAAACACGTCCGGGAAAAAGACCTCAGCTTTCCGATCTTAGGGAATCCGGAGCGATTGAGCAGGATGCGGATATCGTATCCTTTATCTTCAGACCGGAATATTATAAAATCACCGTTTGGGATAATGATGAAGAAGGACAGGAAACCTCAACAGAAAACCAGGCTGAACTTATTATTGCCAAACACAGGAACGGCGCAACTGCTGATGTGCGCTTATCCTTCCTGAAACATTTTGCTAAATTCGGTGATATTGAAGCGGCTTTTGATGGAGGAATGGGAGGTGGATATCCTTCGAATTTCGGATCAAATGAACCAAGCGGTTTCGATAAAATTAAAACAACCATACAACCGGGAGCAGCTTTTGATCTTCCGAACAATTCCCAGGTATCAGGATCTTCCATGAATGATTTTGACGATGACGATGATTTTCCTTTCTAAAAAACTCAGGCTAAGTTTTAGATGAATTATTTAATTAAATATTAGCCTCAACCTTAACCTCATGAAAATAGAAATATACACCGACGGCGCATGCAGCGGAAATCCCGGAAAAGGCGGATATGGCATTCTCATGCGGGTACCTGAAAAAAATTATCAGAAAACATTCTCCAAAGGCTTCAGAAAAACCACCAACAACAGGATGGAACTTCTTGCCGTGATTACCGCTCTCGAAAAACTGAAATCTCCCGATAACGATATTCATATTTACACCGATAGCAAGTATGTTGCTGATGCTATTAATCAGAACTGGCTTGCAGGATGGATCAAAAGAGGGTGGAAAAACGTGAAAAACCCGGATCTTTGGCAAAGATTTGTGGTATTATATAATCTCTACAAGCCAAAAATGCACTGGATCAAGGGTCATGCAGGTCATTTTGAAAATGAACTATGTGACAGGCTTGCCGTAACTGCCGCTGCTTCAGCAGATTTGGATATTGATACTTATTTTGAAAACATGGAAAAGAACTCCCTGTTTTAATTTATATTCAAACTAAATACAAGTGTAAACCTTTCAGTATTTTCTTCTATAACTTATCATTTATTATAAAATAACTATCAATTTTAGTAAAATTAACATTAAATATATATTTATTGATTAGTATTTAATATCTTTGACACGTCTAAATCTAAGTGTCTAATAAATGAGTAAAAAAATCTACCTCTTTTTATTGGTAAATGCATTGCTTCTTTTTCCGAAATATGCTTTATCTCAAACCTATCAGCTAACAGGAAATCCGGTAAATACAACAGGATGGACAATGGTAGCTCCCACCGTAGTCAATACAGATTTTGTACAGCTGACTCCGGACACCAACAACCAATCCGGATCAATCCGCTTAAACGATCCAATTAACCTTAAATATTGTGATAAGTGGCGTGTGGAATTTGATTTCAGAATGGATTCCAACCAGACAGCAAATGGCGATGGTATCGCATTCTGGTATTTGGCAAACCCGCCCGTTGCCAGCGTACTGGGTTCCGGTTTGGGAGTATCACAAAATGCCGTGGGATTTATCGTAGGACTTGACACCTACAACAACACGACTACAGCGGTAATGAGCAAAGTACATGTAGCTTATGGACAGGTACCCAATACAACAGACAATAACAATGTTGAATTTTTCAATGTCGCCGGAAGTTCTTTTCACTCACCGGACATGAACACCACCCTTCCTTTTCAGGGAACTAACTATAAGCATGTTGAAGTGACCGCACAGGTGGATCCTGCAGCTCCCGCCAACTGGATTGTAAAAATTACTATTGATGGGAATCAAATCTGCAACCAATCTTTTGCTCCCTCAGGAACTGCAGCAGCTATGACGGTGGGTTATTTCGGATTTTCAGCTTCTACAGGAGGAAACAGATCAAGACATTCCATTAAAAACGTAAAAGTTTACATTGATAAAGTAGCCCTTAACCAAACAACAGTAACCGATACTTTCTGTCCGAATCCAACCACAGGACAGGGCACAGTAAATTTAACGAGTTATCAGAATCAATTTGTAACCAATCCTGCAAACTATACCTTCTCATACAGTGTTTCAGGTACACCAATTACGAATCCTACCAATTATCAGTTCAGTGCCAATACAACCGTTTCGGTATTAGTTAAAGATAATTCCGGCTTACTATGTGACAACCCGGATGGTAAAATACAACTCAACCTATCACCATTTACGGCTACTCCGGCTACTCTTACCGCTTGCAATAATAACAATGCGGGAACCGCAACATTTAACCTTACTCTTGCCAATGTAAATGAACCTACCGGATCCACTAAGAAATATTATAAAACTTTAGCAGATCTGAATGCCGGTCTTGAAATTTCGAATCCTGCAAATTATGTTTCCGCAGCAGGTACCGTATACGTAAAAGTTACAACTCCACTGGGCTGCGTAGGTTCGGCACCGATTACCTTAGCTTTTTTCCCACCGATTACTGCAAATGACGCAACCGTAGAGTCATGCTTCATTCAAAGCGCTCCCAATACAGCATCATTTGACCTTACACAAGTAAATGTAACTTCAGCATCAGGAATTACAAAAAAATATTATAAAACCGAAGCTGACGCACTTTCTAATACCAACGAGATTGTGCCAGCAAACAATTATATTTCGACATCATCCACAATATATGTAAGAATTACCAATCTTGCCAACTGCTTTGTGATTGTTAAAATAACACTTAAGGTTTTACCCCCTGTTTATTCTTCAGTATTAAAAGACCAGACAATCTGTATTGATGATAAAACAACACTGGATGCAGGACCAGGATTTGACACCTACCTTTGGAGTACAGGTGCCACAACTCAATCTATTCAGGATATTACCCCAGGCTTGTATTGGGTACAACTAAAAACAGGAAGATGTACAACGATGCAGATGGTAAAAGTAAATCCTTCACCGCAGCCTGTTATAGCTACTATCGATATCACGAATAATACGATCACGGTAAATGCAACTGGAGGAAAAGGTCCTTATCAATATTCTCTTGACGGAGCAAACTGGCAGGATTCGAATGTATTCACAGGACTCACCAGAGGCGAAGTAAAAGTATATGTAAAAGACGCTTATGACTGTACCCCAATTCAGATACAGATTACGGTTCCGAATCTTATTAATGCAATTACCCCGAACGGAGATAATGTAAACGATGTGATCGATTATTCTGCGCTTGCTTATAAGAAAAATCTTGTTTTCACCATCTTTGACAGATACGGAAACAAGCTTTATCAAGCTGACAAAATCAGAAATTATAAATGGGATGGAACCACTGGCGGCAAAAAAGTAATCACAGGCACATACTGGTATACCATAACTTGGAATGAAAACGATAAAAACAATACACAAACCACTTACAATGGCTGGGTATTGGTGAAGAACAGAGAATAATAATTTACATTAAGATCACTCCGGTTTATGGGGTGGTCTTTTTTAACTATACTAAAAAAAGAAAACATAAATGACCAATTAAAACTCAATAATTAATAACCAATCACTTCATGAAAAACAATCTACTCTCTTATTTTTTCCTGATTTTAATCTGCCTTTTCGGCAAAACTTCTGCGCAAACCTATCAACTTACCGGTAATCCAGTAAACACTTCCGGATGGGATCTCGTTTCCAGCGCTTCAATCAATACGGATTTCATACAACTCACCCAGGACATCGGAGACCAATACGGAGCAATAAAGCTTCAGGATCCTATCAACCTGAAATATTGCGACAAATGGAAAGTTGAATTTGATTTCAGAATCGACGGTAACGGAACTGCACAATATGGAAGAGGCGACGGATTTACCTTTTGGTACCTGGCCAATCCTCCAACGGGATTTGTTTCAGGAGGAGGACTCGGAATTCCCGCAAATGCCAGTGGATTAATGGTAGGATTTGATATATTTAATAACTCCACAGAAGGACAGATGAGCAAAATCCATGTTCTGTACGGAACAAATAATGGCTTAAATAACAATATCGAGTACAATAACACCGCAGGAAGCACTTTTCATTCTCCAGACCTTAACCCAACACAGCCTTTTGTTGGATCAACTTATAAACATGTAGAAGTAAATGGTGAAACAGATCCGGCTAATACCGCCAATTGGCTTATCAAAATCAGAATTGACGGTGTACTTATCGTTGACCAGTCTTTTGCTCCTTCCGGAGGAGCTGTAGGTATGGCAACAGGCTATTTCGGGTTCTCTGCCGCAACCGGCGGAGCGAGCGCAAGGCATTCCATTAAAAATGCAAAAATCTACATTGATAAAGTTCCAATCTTAACAAACACAATCAATCCTTTTGTTTGCGTAAATCCGGCAACAGGAAACGGAACGGTGGATCTTACTTCGTTTCAAAATCAGTTTGTAACAAACCCCGCGAATTATACCTTTTCCTATTTCGGACCGGGAGGAACACCAATTACCAATCCGTCTGATTATCACTATTCAACAGCAGCCACTACCATTACCGTCGTAGTAAAAGACCCCTCTTCAACATTATGCGACAACGGAGACGGAACCATTGTACTCACACCAAGCCCTTTTGCCGCTAACGATGTAACGCTTACCGGTTGTAATAACAATAACGCGGGAGGAGCAGTATTTGATCTCACATCAGCAACGTTATCATCCGTTCCGGGAAGTACCGCAGTGTTCTACAATACGATGTATGATCTCAATAATCATATCAGTCCGATCACCAATTCTTCCGCTTTTCTTTCTCCTGCAGCTACTATTTATGCTCAGGTTACCACTCCACAAGGGTGTACCGATGTGGCGCAAATTACATTAGCTTTATTTCCTGTAGTTGAAGTTCAGGAAGCTACACTAAGAGCATGCGCTATTGAAAGCAGTCCTTCAACAGGATTATTCAATCTCACAACTGCTCCCGTGACGACTCAAAACGGAGTTGTGAAAGAATATTACCCATCTTTAACTGATGCTTTGAACGGAACCAATTCAATTGTGACATTTAATTCTTATATCTCGCCAAATGGAGTTGTTTATATCAAGGTTATTAACGGAAATGGTTGCTACGCCATCGCTAAGGTCAATCTTATCGTTATTCCTCAGGTTTTCTCAAACACTCTAGAAGATAAGATTATTTGTATGGAAGATACAACAACTCTTGATGCCGGACCTGGATTTACAGCATATGAATGGAGCAACGGCGCAACAACACAAACCGTGTCAAATATCGGAGTGGGCACCTATTGGGTAAAGCTGAAGACCGGCGACTGTGAGGTAACCCAGACCGTAAAAGTTTATGCTTCAGATCAGCCGGTTATCTCAAGTATTAATATTTCTAATACAACAGTTACGGTGTATGCAACAGGAGGGACTGCACCTTACCAGTATTCTACCGATGGAATTAAATGGCAGGATTCTAACGAATTCAATAACATTCCGAGAGGAGACAATCACATTTATGTAAAAGATGCATATGACTGTAATCCTATAGTCATCAGCATTGTAGTTCCGAATATTATCAATGTAATCACACCAAATGGAGACGGTATTAATGATGGAATTGATTATTCTGCGCTTTCAGGAAAACAAAACCTTGTATTTAATGTTTTTGACAGATACGGAGCATTGATTCATAAAGCAGATAAAACCAACCGATACCGGTGGGACGGAACTATGGCAGGAAGAAAAGTTCCTACAGGAAGTTACTGGTATTCTGTTTCATGGGACGAAAATGATAAGAAAAATACGCCTATCACCTACGCTGGATGGGTTCTGGTGAAGAACAGGGATTAAATTAATACTTTTATCTTGAGCTTCCGGCGGCCTGAAAGGCCGCCGGAAGCTCTTTTTTCTGCCAAACCTTCAAGGTTTTGAAAACCTTGAAGGTTTCCTAAAATAGCTCCATTAATTATAATTTACAACGATATATTTCATATTAAACCATGTTAATTCACGCTCAATCCTTAAATTTGTCATATGAATTATTTGGAAGCTTTAAGCAGAAGATATTCTGTGAAAAAATTTAATGCCGACATAATCCCCCGAGAAACGCTGCATAACATTCTGGAATCCGGAAAATTATCGGCAAGCTCTCTGGGCCTTCAGCCTTACAAAATTCTTGTTGTGGAAAGTAAAGAGATGAAGGAAAAGCTAATTCCGGCATTTTACAATCCGTCACAGATTTCCACCTGCTCGCACCTTATTGTAATCATTTCAAAAAGAATATTGGACGAAAGCTACATCAACGGATACTTCAGACACATTTCAGAAGTGAGGAAAACTCCCGAGGAGAAACTCGATCCTTTCCGAAAAAGCATCAATCAGCATATTAATCAAAAAACTCAGGATGAAATTTTCAGCTGGGCAGAGAAACAGTCTTATATCGTGCTGGCAAATCTTATGTACGCCGCCGCCATGGAAGCTATAGATACCTGCCCCATGGAAGGCTTCCGTCAGGATCTTATCGAAGAAATTTTAGCAATAAATCCTGATGCCGAAAAAGTAACCGTTACCCTCGCATTAGGCTACCGCTCGGAAGAAGATCATTTCCAACACATGAAAAAAGTAAGAAAACCAAACGAAAAATTGTTTAAATTTATTTAATTATTTAGACGATTGTCTTAAACTAAGGATATGATAAAAGCGGATGTACTAGTAATCGGTTCCGGCATTTCGGGACTTTCCTATGCCATAAAAGTTTCTGAGCAGCTTCCTGATGCCAAAATTATAATTGTAACAAA
This region includes:
- the dnaB gene encoding replicative DNA helicase, with product MAQKETLSSLTNGNFAKELSIADGKMPPNALDFERLVIGTFLIDKKGLDHSIDLLTPEVFYDPRHQVIFSTILKLYEGNQPVDLMTIIQDLKKDGRLNLAGGDSYIIDLTMGVSSSAHIEYHVRVILEKYILRSLINVSANVIDAAYKESTDVFELLDKAEQSFFEITNGTIKKGFDTANSLVKQAIDTIKSLKDKEGLSGVPSGFRDVDKETGGWQNSDLIIIAARPAMGKTAFLLSMARNIAVGHKIPMALFSLEMASVQLITRMIASETRISSEKLRKGTLDDEEWQRLFSNVSELENAPLYIDETPSLSIFDFRAKCRRLVMQHGVRLIMVDYLQLMTAGGGGKGTGNREQEISMISRSLKAIAKELNVPVIALSQLSRSVETRPGKRPQLSDLRESGAIEQDADIVSFIFRPEYYKITVWDNDEEGQETSTENQAELIIAKHRNGATADVRLSFLKHFAKFGDIEAAFDGGMGGGYPSNFGSNEPSGFDKIKTTIQPGAAFDLPNNSQVSGSSMNDFDDDDDFPF
- the rnhA gene encoding ribonuclease HI, giving the protein MKIEIYTDGACSGNPGKGGYGILMRVPEKNYQKTFSKGFRKTTNNRMELLAVITALEKLKSPDNDIHIYTDSKYVADAINQNWLAGWIKRGWKNVKNPDLWQRFVVLYNLYKPKMHWIKGHAGHFENELCDRLAVTAAASADLDIDTYFENMEKNSLF
- a CDS encoding T9SS type B sorting domain-containing protein, which translates into the protein MSKKIYLFLLVNALLLFPKYALSQTYQLTGNPVNTTGWTMVAPTVVNTDFVQLTPDTNNQSGSIRLNDPINLKYCDKWRVEFDFRMDSNQTANGDGIAFWYLANPPVASVLGSGLGVSQNAVGFIVGLDTYNNTTTAVMSKVHVAYGQVPNTTDNNNVEFFNVAGSSFHSPDMNTTLPFQGTNYKHVEVTAQVDPAAPANWIVKITIDGNQICNQSFAPSGTAAAMTVGYFGFSASTGGNRSRHSIKNVKVYIDKVALNQTTVTDTFCPNPTTGQGTVNLTSYQNQFVTNPANYTFSYSVSGTPITNPTNYQFSANTTVSVLVKDNSGLLCDNPDGKIQLNLSPFTATPATLTACNNNNAGTATFNLTLANVNEPTGSTKKYYKTLADLNAGLEISNPANYVSAAGTVYVKVTTPLGCVGSAPITLAFFPPITANDATVESCFIQSAPNTASFDLTQVNVTSASGITKKYYKTEADALSNTNEIVPANNYISTSSTIYVRITNLANCFVIVKITLKVLPPVYSSVLKDQTICIDDKTTLDAGPGFDTYLWSTGATTQSIQDITPGLYWVQLKTGRCTTMQMVKVNPSPQPVIATIDITNNTITVNATGGKGPYQYSLDGANWQDSNVFTGLTRGEVKVYVKDAYDCTPIQIQITVPNLINAITPNGDNVNDVIDYSALAYKKNLVFTIFDRYGNKLYQADKIRNYKWDGTTGGKKVITGTYWYTITWNENDKNNTQTTYNGWVLVKNRE
- a CDS encoding T9SS type B sorting domain-containing protein; amino-acid sequence: MKNNLLSYFFLILICLFGKTSAQTYQLTGNPVNTSGWDLVSSASINTDFIQLTQDIGDQYGAIKLQDPINLKYCDKWKVEFDFRIDGNGTAQYGRGDGFTFWYLANPPTGFVSGGGLGIPANASGLMVGFDIFNNSTEGQMSKIHVLYGTNNGLNNNIEYNNTAGSTFHSPDLNPTQPFVGSTYKHVEVNGETDPANTANWLIKIRIDGVLIVDQSFAPSGGAVGMATGYFGFSAATGGASARHSIKNAKIYIDKVPILTNTINPFVCVNPATGNGTVDLTSFQNQFVTNPANYTFSYFGPGGTPITNPSDYHYSTAATTITVVVKDPSSTLCDNGDGTIVLTPSPFAANDVTLTGCNNNNAGGAVFDLTSATLSSVPGSTAVFYNTMYDLNNHISPITNSSAFLSPAATIYAQVTTPQGCTDVAQITLALFPVVEVQEATLRACAIESSPSTGLFNLTTAPVTTQNGVVKEYYPSLTDALNGTNSIVTFNSYISPNGVVYIKVINGNGCYAIAKVNLIVIPQVFSNTLEDKIICMEDTTTLDAGPGFTAYEWSNGATTQTVSNIGVGTYWVKLKTGDCEVTQTVKVYASDQPVISSINISNTTVTVYATGGTAPYQYSTDGIKWQDSNEFNNIPRGDNHIYVKDAYDCNPIVISIVVPNIINVITPNGDGINDGIDYSALSGKQNLVFNVFDRYGALIHKADKTNRYRWDGTMAGRKVPTGSYWYSVSWDENDKKNTPITYAGWVLVKNRD
- a CDS encoding NAD(P)H-dependent oxidoreductase yields the protein MNYLEALSRRYSVKKFNADIIPRETLHNILESGKLSASSLGLQPYKILVVESKEMKEKLIPAFYNPSQISTCSHLIVIISKRILDESYINGYFRHISEVRKTPEEKLDPFRKSINQHINQKTQDEIFSWAEKQSYIVLANLMYAAAMEAIDTCPMEGFRQDLIEEILAINPDAEKVTVTLALGYRSEEDHFQHMKKVRKPNEKLFKFI